The proteins below come from a single Tissierella sp. MB52-C2 genomic window:
- a CDS encoding methionine ABC transporter ATP-binding protein: MIEIKNLRKFYGNLEVLKGIDLQIEEGKIFGLVGRSGTGKSTLLRCINGLEKYNEGSLYVGDVDVKNLSEKELRSFRKDIGMIFQHFSLLERLTVYENIALPLRCWNYDKSFIDKRVRELLEVIDIPDKINSKPRELSGGQKQRVAIARALAMEPKILLCDEATSALDPKSTKSIISLLNKINKDLGITMVIVTHEMPVLRSICEEIAIIEDGRIEAVGPVDKVFLNQPPALKNLIGQKEIALPEIGVNIEIFYSQDNASQPIITKMARELNIDCIILGGEMENYKNSPLGSIIINIPNDEFNNVRKYLDEKNVIWKYFELDEEFLGEEEIC, encoded by the coding sequence ATGATAGAAATTAAAAACCTTAGGAAATTCTATGGTAATTTGGAAGTATTAAAAGGTATAGATTTACAAATTGAAGAAGGCAAAATATTTGGATTAGTGGGAAGAAGCGGAACCGGAAAATCAACCTTGCTTAGATGCATAAATGGCTTGGAGAAATATAATGAAGGAAGTTTATATGTAGGTGATGTTGATGTAAAAAATCTTTCAGAAAAGGAACTAAGAAGTTTTCGAAAGGATATAGGTATGATATTTCAACATTTCTCATTGCTGGAAAGGCTGACGGTCTATGAGAATATAGCTTTGCCTTTGAGATGCTGGAATTATGACAAATCCTTTATAGACAAAAGGGTACGGGAATTGTTGGAGGTAATAGATATACCAGATAAAATCAACTCAAAACCTAGAGAATTATCAGGAGGGCAAAAGCAAAGGGTTGCAATAGCAAGAGCATTAGCCATGGAACCTAAGATACTTTTATGTGATGAAGCAACATCCGCATTAGATCCTAAAAGTACTAAATCTATAATCTCATTGTTGAATAAGATTAATAAAGATTTAGGAATAACAATGGTGATTGTTACCCATGAAATGCCCGTTTTGAGAAGTATATGCGAAGAAATAGCAATTATTGAAGATGGAAGGATTGAGGCAGTTGGACCAGTAGATAAAGTGTTTCTAAATCAACCTCCAGCCTTAAAGAACCTTATAGGACAGAAGGAAATAGCTTTACCTGAAATAGGAGTAAATATCGAGATATTTTATTCTCAAGATAATGCTTCTCAGCCTATTATTACAAAGATGGCAAGGGAGCTTAATATAGACTGCATAATATTAGGCGGAGAGATGGAAAACTATAAAAATAGTCCATTAGGTTCAATAATAATAAATATACCCAATGATGAATTTAATAATGTAAGGAAGTATCTTGATGAAAAAAATGTTATTTGGAAATATTTTGAATTAGATGAGGAATTCTTAGGAGAGGAGGAAATATGTTGA
- a CDS encoding methionine ABC transporter permease, producing the protein MLNSEFWTLWLKYFKKIIGPSIFATLRMVIATVTIGFALGFGLAILLTIYGPDGLNPKKKIYKLLDFLVNTIRSFPILILIVAISPLTRKIVGTTVGEKAAILPLSIAATAFIARMLENSFREVDKQLVEAARSFGATDMQIIFKIIVKESVPSIISIATMSTITYIASTTIAGAVGGGGLGAVALNYGYQSFNNSILYTSVFILFIMVIITQAIGSWLYKKFL; encoded by the coding sequence ATGTTGAATAGTGAATTTTGGACACTATGGCTAAAATATTTTAAAAAGATAATTGGACCATCTATTTTTGCCACATTGAGGATGGTTATAGCCACAGTAACTATTGGATTTGCCTTGGGATTTGGTCTTGCAATATTGCTTACAATCTATGGACCAGACGGTTTAAATCCTAAAAAGAAGATATATAAGCTACTTGATTTCCTTGTTAATACCATAAGGTCGTTTCCAATATTGATACTTATTGTTGCCATATCTCCTTTAACTAGAAAGATTGTAGGCACTACTGTAGGTGAAAAGGCGGCTATATTGCCTTTATCTATTGCTGCAACTGCATTTATTGCAAGAATGCTGGAAAATAGCTTTAGAGAAGTGGACAAGCAGCTTGTAGAAGCAGCTAGATCCTTTGGTGCAACAGATATGCAGATTATATTTAAGATTATTGTTAAGGAATCTGTACCCTCTATAATATCCATTGCTACCATGTCTACAATTACTTATATTGCAAGTACAACTATAGCAGGAGCAGTAGGAGGAGGAGGATTAGGTGCTGTAGCTTTGAACTATGGATATCAAAGCTTTAATAATTCAATACTTTATACATCTGTATTTATACTATTTATAATGGTAATAATTACTCAGGCAATTGGGTCCTGGTTATATAAAAAATTCTTATAG